The following are encoded together in the Onychostoma macrolepis isolate SWU-2019 chromosome 03, ASM1243209v1, whole genome shotgun sequence genome:
- the LOC131537081 gene encoding GTPase IMAP family member 8-like isoform X1, which yields MSTADTTVIVLHNPPHRRRRSMHEPPQMRIVLLGSSVSENSLVGNFILGRAAFDSEAPPDVVERVGGRLKDRHVIIINSPQLLRTNISDHQITQTVRECVNLSDPGPHVIVLLLKHEPCSAEDQERVEKVLRCFSESVYQHTMVLSTQEPTETSDILQNIIQKCANRHFSLQSSSSPDGLLQTLEHIEKMNDGRYLDCAEDSQCFMMEQQTTERLSECVKLNLVVCGSDGSLKSSVSEQILQQTDRRSDVELHDRLINLLELPALTGLSEEEVMRQTLRCVSLCDPGVHAFLLIIPDALLNNEDKAEIQEIQRIFSSRINKHIMILIKQSSERQTEELSEETQSVIQRFGGRHQFFGLKTQVSTLMENIEQMLEENRGECFSTEMFLEAQVKKLMKYEEMKKKVHSLETHLLSQGSSENEDDLRIVLLGKTGVGKSATGNTILGRETFTAETSHESVTKESQRQTSEINSRRVTVIDTPGLFDTELSNEEIQREIRHCISMILPGPHVFFIVLNLGRFTQEEATAVKIIQETFGDKSLMYTMVLFTRGDDLKNKTIEQFLGKPGSPLMNLIEACGNRYHVINNNQTEDRTQVTDLLQKIDIMLKENGGSYYSCKMFRQMEREKQEQQMKILMDRVRERDEELREREERYKREMKEQEEHMRDDMKREREMLKDEMMQEKETVKKEKENLQIEIDRLMNRIENERQNHDRERKRREEEIHEREERYKSLMKEKEEKEREMQNKMKREREKWVKQKQEENMKREEEDEKRREKEQRDYDEFNKRLKQERERMEREKKVLQSKHEEEENKMKMMMEEERVNHKERKRRICGYVCFGLICVFLLLFIIYAFTKSQEREYHEKLVAKALKEAEAKLTCRSKRARDWGYYIPIVGAAAGGVVGFAEDIVRGIFR from the exons ATGTCAACCGCTGACACCACAG TGATTGTCCTCCACAATCCTCCTCATAGGAGAAGACGGAGCATGCACGAACCTCCTCAGA TGAGGATTGTTCTTCTGGGTTCGAGCGTGTCAGAAAACAGTCTGGTGGGGAACTTCATATTAGGACGAGCAGCGTTTGACAGTGAAGCTCCTCCAGATGTTGTAGAGAGAGTCGGAGGAAGACTGAAGGACAGACACGTGATCATCATCAACAGTCCTCAGCTGCTCCGGACGAACATCTCAGATCATCAGATCACACAGacagtgagagagtgtgtgaatcTGTCTGATCCAGGACCTCATGTGATCGTTCTGCTCCTCAAACATGAGCCGTGTTCAGCAGAAGATCAGGAGCGTGTGGAGAAGGTGCTGCGCTGTTTCTCTGAGAGCGTTTATCAACACACCATGGTGCTCAGCACACAAGAGCCCACAGAAACCAGTGACATCCTACAGAACATCATCCAGAAATGTGCAAACAGACACTTCAGTCTTCAGAGCAGCAGTTCTCCTGATGGTCTTCTGCAGACGCTTGAGCACATTGAGAAGATGAATGATGGACGTTATCTGGACTGTGCTGAAGATTCACAGTGTTTCATGATGGAGCAACAGACCACAGAGAGAC TTTCAGAGTGTGTGAAGCTGAATCTGGTTGTGTGTGGGAGTGACGGCTCATTAAAATCCTCCGTATCAGAGCAGATCCTgcagcagacagacagaagatCAGACGTGGAGCTTCATGATCGTCTGATTAATCTGCTGGAGCTTCCAGCTCTGACTGGTCTCTCGGAGGAGGAAGTGATGCGTCAGACTCTCcgctgtgtgtctctctgtgatCCTGGAGTTCATGCTTTCCTCCTCATTATTCCTGACGCTCTGCTCAATAATGAAGACAAAGCAGAAATACAGGAGATCCAGAGGATCTTCAGCTCAAGAATCAACAAACACATCATGATCCTCATAAAGCAGAGTTCAGAGCGTCAGACAGAAGAACTCAGTGAAGAAACACAGTCTGTCATTCAGAGGTTTGGAGGACGACATCAGTTCTTTGGTCTCAAAACACAAGTGTCCACATTGATGGAGAACATCGAGCAGATGCTGGAAGAAAACAGAGGAGAGTGTTTCTCCACAGAGATGTTTCTGGAGGCGCAGGTGAAGAAACTGATGAAATATGAAGAGATGAAGAAGAAAGTTCATTCACTAGAGACACATTTACTGTCACAAG GTTCATCAGAGAATGAAGATGATCTGAGGATTGTGCTGCTGGGAAAAACTGGAGTCGGGAAAAGTGCAACTGGAAACACAATCTTAGGAAGAGAAACATTTACAGCAGAAACATCTCATGAGTCTGTGACTAAAGAGAGTCAGAGACAAACATCTGAAATCAACAGCAGACGTGTTACTGTGATCGACACTCCAGGACTGTTTGATACTGAACTCAGTAACGAGGAGATCCAGAGAGAAATCAGACACTGCATCTCCATGATCCTGCCTGGACCACATGTGTTCTTCATTGTGCTCAATCTAGGACGATTCACTCAAGAAGAAGCAACAGCTGTGAAGATCATCCAAGAGACATTTGGAGATAAATCTTTAATGTACACCATGGTGCTCTTCACCAGAGGAGATGACCTGAAGAACAAAACTATTGAACAGTTTCTGGGAAAACCTGGATCTCCTCTGATGAATCTGATTGAAGCGTGTGGAAACAGATATCATGTGATCAATAATAATCAGACTGAAGACCGAACACAGGTGACTGATCTACTGCAGAAGATAGACATCATGCTGAAAGAAAACGGAGGGAGTTACTACTCGTGTAAGATGTTCAGAcagatggagagagaaaaacaagaacaacaGATGAAGATCCTGATGGACAGAGTCAGAGAAAGAGATGAAGAActcagagaaagagaagaacgATATAAAAGAGAAATGAAGGAACAGGAGGAGCACATGAGAGACGACatgaaaagagaaagagagatgcttAAAGATGAAATGATGCAAGAAAAGGAGActgtaaagaaagaaaaagaaaatctacAGATAGAAATAGACAGACTGATGAACAGAATAGAGAATGAAAGACAGAATCATGAccgtgagagaaagagaagagaagaagagattcatgagagagaagagagataTAAATCACtaatgaaagagaaagaggagaaagagagagaaatgcaaaataagatgaagagagaaagagagaaatggGTGAAACAGAAACAAGAGGAAAATATGAAAAGAGAAGAAGAGGATgagaaaagaagagagaaagaacaGAGAGATTATGATGAATTTAATAAGAGACTGAAACAAGAGAGAGAACGAatggaaagagagaaaaaagttcTTCAATCTAAacatgaagaagaagaaaacaagatgaagatgatgatggaGGAAGAACGAGTGAATcacaaagagagaaaga GACGGATATGTGGATATGTGTGTTTCGGGctcatttgtgtttttctgcTGCTCTTCATCATCTATGCATTCACCAAAAGCCAAG AGCGTGAATATCATGAAAAACTTGTGGCTAAAGCTTTAAAAGAAGCTGAAGCAAAACTAACATGCAGATCAAAGCGAGCTCGTGACTGGGGTTACTATATTCCTATTGTTGGAGCAGCTGCTGGAGGAGTTGTTGGTTTTGCTGAAGACATTGTGCGTGGGATTTTCAGATAA
- the LOC131537081 gene encoding GTPase IMAP family member 8-like isoform X2, translating into MSTADTTVIVLHNPPHRRRRSMHEPPQMRIVLLGSSVSENSLVGNFILGRAAFDSEAPPDVVERVGGRLKDRHVIIINSPQLLRTNISDHQITQTVRECVNLSDPGPHVIVLLLKHEPCSAEDQERVEKVLRCFSESVYQHTMVLSTQEPTETSDILQNIIQKCANRHFSLQSSSSPDGLLQTLEHIEKMNDGRYLDCAEDSQCFMMEQQTTERQCVKLNLVVCGSDGSLKSSVSEQILQQTDRRSDVELHDRLINLLELPALTGLSEEEVMRQTLRCVSLCDPGVHAFLLIIPDALLNNEDKAEIQEIQRIFSSRINKHIMILIKQSSERQTEELSEETQSVIQRFGGRHQFFGLKTQVSTLMENIEQMLEENRGECFSTEMFLEAQVKKLMKYEEMKKKVHSLETHLLSQGSSENEDDLRIVLLGKTGVGKSATGNTILGRETFTAETSHESVTKESQRQTSEINSRRVTVIDTPGLFDTELSNEEIQREIRHCISMILPGPHVFFIVLNLGRFTQEEATAVKIIQETFGDKSLMYTMVLFTRGDDLKNKTIEQFLGKPGSPLMNLIEACGNRYHVINNNQTEDRTQVTDLLQKIDIMLKENGGSYYSCKMFRQMEREKQEQQMKILMDRVRERDEELREREERYKREMKEQEEHMRDDMKREREMLKDEMMQEKETVKKEKENLQIEIDRLMNRIENERQNHDRERKRREEEIHEREERYKSLMKEKEEKEREMQNKMKREREKWVKQKQEENMKREEEDEKRREKEQRDYDEFNKRLKQERERMEREKKVLQSKHEEEENKMKMMMEEERVNHKERKRRICGYVCFGLICVFLLLFIIYAFTKSQEREYHEKLVAKALKEAEAKLTCRSKRARDWGYYIPIVGAAAGGVVGFAEDIVRGIFR; encoded by the exons ATGTCAACCGCTGACACCACAG TGATTGTCCTCCACAATCCTCCTCATAGGAGAAGACGGAGCATGCACGAACCTCCTCAGA TGAGGATTGTTCTTCTGGGTTCGAGCGTGTCAGAAAACAGTCTGGTGGGGAACTTCATATTAGGACGAGCAGCGTTTGACAGTGAAGCTCCTCCAGATGTTGTAGAGAGAGTCGGAGGAAGACTGAAGGACAGACACGTGATCATCATCAACAGTCCTCAGCTGCTCCGGACGAACATCTCAGATCATCAGATCACACAGacagtgagagagtgtgtgaatcTGTCTGATCCAGGACCTCATGTGATCGTTCTGCTCCTCAAACATGAGCCGTGTTCAGCAGAAGATCAGGAGCGTGTGGAGAAGGTGCTGCGCTGTTTCTCTGAGAGCGTTTATCAACACACCATGGTGCTCAGCACACAAGAGCCCACAGAAACCAGTGACATCCTACAGAACATCATCCAGAAATGTGCAAACAGACACTTCAGTCTTCAGAGCAGCAGTTCTCCTGATGGTCTTCTGCAGACGCTTGAGCACATTGAGAAGATGAATGATGGACGTTATCTGGACTGTGCTGAAGATTCACAGTGTTTCATGATGGAGCAACAGACCACAGAGAGAC AGTGTGTGAAGCTGAATCTGGTTGTGTGTGGGAGTGACGGCTCATTAAAATCCTCCGTATCAGAGCAGATCCTgcagcagacagacagaagatCAGACGTGGAGCTTCATGATCGTCTGATTAATCTGCTGGAGCTTCCAGCTCTGACTGGTCTCTCGGAGGAGGAAGTGATGCGTCAGACTCTCcgctgtgtgtctctctgtgatCCTGGAGTTCATGCTTTCCTCCTCATTATTCCTGACGCTCTGCTCAATAATGAAGACAAAGCAGAAATACAGGAGATCCAGAGGATCTTCAGCTCAAGAATCAACAAACACATCATGATCCTCATAAAGCAGAGTTCAGAGCGTCAGACAGAAGAACTCAGTGAAGAAACACAGTCTGTCATTCAGAGGTTTGGAGGACGACATCAGTTCTTTGGTCTCAAAACACAAGTGTCCACATTGATGGAGAACATCGAGCAGATGCTGGAAGAAAACAGAGGAGAGTGTTTCTCCACAGAGATGTTTCTGGAGGCGCAGGTGAAGAAACTGATGAAATATGAAGAGATGAAGAAGAAAGTTCATTCACTAGAGACACATTTACTGTCACAAG GTTCATCAGAGAATGAAGATGATCTGAGGATTGTGCTGCTGGGAAAAACTGGAGTCGGGAAAAGTGCAACTGGAAACACAATCTTAGGAAGAGAAACATTTACAGCAGAAACATCTCATGAGTCTGTGACTAAAGAGAGTCAGAGACAAACATCTGAAATCAACAGCAGACGTGTTACTGTGATCGACACTCCAGGACTGTTTGATACTGAACTCAGTAACGAGGAGATCCAGAGAGAAATCAGACACTGCATCTCCATGATCCTGCCTGGACCACATGTGTTCTTCATTGTGCTCAATCTAGGACGATTCACTCAAGAAGAAGCAACAGCTGTGAAGATCATCCAAGAGACATTTGGAGATAAATCTTTAATGTACACCATGGTGCTCTTCACCAGAGGAGATGACCTGAAGAACAAAACTATTGAACAGTTTCTGGGAAAACCTGGATCTCCTCTGATGAATCTGATTGAAGCGTGTGGAAACAGATATCATGTGATCAATAATAATCAGACTGAAGACCGAACACAGGTGACTGATCTACTGCAGAAGATAGACATCATGCTGAAAGAAAACGGAGGGAGTTACTACTCGTGTAAGATGTTCAGAcagatggagagagaaaaacaagaacaacaGATGAAGATCCTGATGGACAGAGTCAGAGAAAGAGATGAAGAActcagagaaagagaagaacgATATAAAAGAGAAATGAAGGAACAGGAGGAGCACATGAGAGACGACatgaaaagagaaagagagatgcttAAAGATGAAATGATGCAAGAAAAGGAGActgtaaagaaagaaaaagaaaatctacAGATAGAAATAGACAGACTGATGAACAGAATAGAGAATGAAAGACAGAATCATGAccgtgagagaaagagaagagaagaagagattcatgagagagaagagagataTAAATCACtaatgaaagagaaagaggagaaagagagagaaatgcaaaataagatgaagagagaaagagagaaatggGTGAAACAGAAACAAGAGGAAAATATGAAAAGAGAAGAAGAGGATgagaaaagaagagagaaagaacaGAGAGATTATGATGAATTTAATAAGAGACTGAAACAAGAGAGAGAACGAatggaaagagagaaaaaagttcTTCAATCTAAacatgaagaagaagaaaacaagatgaagatgatgatggaGGAAGAACGAGTGAATcacaaagagagaaaga GACGGATATGTGGATATGTGTGTTTCGGGctcatttgtgtttttctgcTGCTCTTCATCATCTATGCATTCACCAAAAGCCAAG AGCGTGAATATCATGAAAAACTTGTGGCTAAAGCTTTAAAAGAAGCTGAAGCAAAACTAACATGCAGATCAAAGCGAGCTCGTGACTGGGGTTACTATATTCCTATTGTTGGAGCAGCTGCTGGAGGAGTTGTTGGTTTTGCTGAAGACATTGTGCGTGGGATTTTCAGATAA
- the LOC131537081 gene encoding GTPase IMAP family member 8-like isoform X3 — MHEPPQMRIVLLGSSVSENSLVGNFILGRAAFDSEAPPDVVERVGGRLKDRHVIIINSPQLLRTNISDHQITQTVRECVNLSDPGPHVIVLLLKHEPCSAEDQERVEKVLRCFSESVYQHTMVLSTQEPTETSDILQNIIQKCANRHFSLQSSSSPDGLLQTLEHIEKMNDGRYLDCAEDSQCFMMEQQTTERLSECVKLNLVVCGSDGSLKSSVSEQILQQTDRRSDVELHDRLINLLELPALTGLSEEEVMRQTLRCVSLCDPGVHAFLLIIPDALLNNEDKAEIQEIQRIFSSRINKHIMILIKQSSERQTEELSEETQSVIQRFGGRHQFFGLKTQVSTLMENIEQMLEENRGECFSTEMFLEAQVKKLMKYEEMKKKVHSLETHLLSQGSSENEDDLRIVLLGKTGVGKSATGNTILGRETFTAETSHESVTKESQRQTSEINSRRVTVIDTPGLFDTELSNEEIQREIRHCISMILPGPHVFFIVLNLGRFTQEEATAVKIIQETFGDKSLMYTMVLFTRGDDLKNKTIEQFLGKPGSPLMNLIEACGNRYHVINNNQTEDRTQVTDLLQKIDIMLKENGGSYYSCKMFRQMEREKQEQQMKILMDRVRERDEELREREERYKREMKEQEEHMRDDMKREREMLKDEMMQEKETVKKEKENLQIEIDRLMNRIENERQNHDRERKRREEEIHEREERYKSLMKEKEEKEREMQNKMKREREKWVKQKQEENMKREEEDEKRREKEQRDYDEFNKRLKQERERMEREKKVLQSKHEEEENKMKMMMEEERVNHKERKRRICGYVCFGLICVFLLLFIIYAFTKSQEREYHEKLVAKALKEAEAKLTCRSKRARDWGYYIPIVGAAAGGVVGFAEDIVRGIFR; from the exons ATGCACGAACCTCCTCAGA TGAGGATTGTTCTTCTGGGTTCGAGCGTGTCAGAAAACAGTCTGGTGGGGAACTTCATATTAGGACGAGCAGCGTTTGACAGTGAAGCTCCTCCAGATGTTGTAGAGAGAGTCGGAGGAAGACTGAAGGACAGACACGTGATCATCATCAACAGTCCTCAGCTGCTCCGGACGAACATCTCAGATCATCAGATCACACAGacagtgagagagtgtgtgaatcTGTCTGATCCAGGACCTCATGTGATCGTTCTGCTCCTCAAACATGAGCCGTGTTCAGCAGAAGATCAGGAGCGTGTGGAGAAGGTGCTGCGCTGTTTCTCTGAGAGCGTTTATCAACACACCATGGTGCTCAGCACACAAGAGCCCACAGAAACCAGTGACATCCTACAGAACATCATCCAGAAATGTGCAAACAGACACTTCAGTCTTCAGAGCAGCAGTTCTCCTGATGGTCTTCTGCAGACGCTTGAGCACATTGAGAAGATGAATGATGGACGTTATCTGGACTGTGCTGAAGATTCACAGTGTTTCATGATGGAGCAACAGACCACAGAGAGAC TTTCAGAGTGTGTGAAGCTGAATCTGGTTGTGTGTGGGAGTGACGGCTCATTAAAATCCTCCGTATCAGAGCAGATCCTgcagcagacagacagaagatCAGACGTGGAGCTTCATGATCGTCTGATTAATCTGCTGGAGCTTCCAGCTCTGACTGGTCTCTCGGAGGAGGAAGTGATGCGTCAGACTCTCcgctgtgtgtctctctgtgatCCTGGAGTTCATGCTTTCCTCCTCATTATTCCTGACGCTCTGCTCAATAATGAAGACAAAGCAGAAATACAGGAGATCCAGAGGATCTTCAGCTCAAGAATCAACAAACACATCATGATCCTCATAAAGCAGAGTTCAGAGCGTCAGACAGAAGAACTCAGTGAAGAAACACAGTCTGTCATTCAGAGGTTTGGAGGACGACATCAGTTCTTTGGTCTCAAAACACAAGTGTCCACATTGATGGAGAACATCGAGCAGATGCTGGAAGAAAACAGAGGAGAGTGTTTCTCCACAGAGATGTTTCTGGAGGCGCAGGTGAAGAAACTGATGAAATATGAAGAGATGAAGAAGAAAGTTCATTCACTAGAGACACATTTACTGTCACAAG GTTCATCAGAGAATGAAGATGATCTGAGGATTGTGCTGCTGGGAAAAACTGGAGTCGGGAAAAGTGCAACTGGAAACACAATCTTAGGAAGAGAAACATTTACAGCAGAAACATCTCATGAGTCTGTGACTAAAGAGAGTCAGAGACAAACATCTGAAATCAACAGCAGACGTGTTACTGTGATCGACACTCCAGGACTGTTTGATACTGAACTCAGTAACGAGGAGATCCAGAGAGAAATCAGACACTGCATCTCCATGATCCTGCCTGGACCACATGTGTTCTTCATTGTGCTCAATCTAGGACGATTCACTCAAGAAGAAGCAACAGCTGTGAAGATCATCCAAGAGACATTTGGAGATAAATCTTTAATGTACACCATGGTGCTCTTCACCAGAGGAGATGACCTGAAGAACAAAACTATTGAACAGTTTCTGGGAAAACCTGGATCTCCTCTGATGAATCTGATTGAAGCGTGTGGAAACAGATATCATGTGATCAATAATAATCAGACTGAAGACCGAACACAGGTGACTGATCTACTGCAGAAGATAGACATCATGCTGAAAGAAAACGGAGGGAGTTACTACTCGTGTAAGATGTTCAGAcagatggagagagaaaaacaagaacaacaGATGAAGATCCTGATGGACAGAGTCAGAGAAAGAGATGAAGAActcagagaaagagaagaacgATATAAAAGAGAAATGAAGGAACAGGAGGAGCACATGAGAGACGACatgaaaagagaaagagagatgcttAAAGATGAAATGATGCAAGAAAAGGAGActgtaaagaaagaaaaagaaaatctacAGATAGAAATAGACAGACTGATGAACAGAATAGAGAATGAAAGACAGAATCATGAccgtgagagaaagagaagagaagaagagattcatgagagagaagagagataTAAATCACtaatgaaagagaaagaggagaaagagagagaaatgcaaaataagatgaagagagaaagagagaaatggGTGAAACAGAAACAAGAGGAAAATATGAAAAGAGAAGAAGAGGATgagaaaagaagagagaaagaacaGAGAGATTATGATGAATTTAATAAGAGACTGAAACAAGAGAGAGAACGAatggaaagagagaaaaaagttcTTCAATCTAAacatgaagaagaagaaaacaagatgaagatgatgatggaGGAAGAACGAGTGAATcacaaagagagaaaga GACGGATATGTGGATATGTGTGTTTCGGGctcatttgtgtttttctgcTGCTCTTCATCATCTATGCATTCACCAAAAGCCAAG AGCGTGAATATCATGAAAAACTTGTGGCTAAAGCTTTAAAAGAAGCTGAAGCAAAACTAACATGCAGATCAAAGCGAGCTCGTGACTGGGGTTACTATATTCCTATTGTTGGAGCAGCTGCTGGAGGAGTTGTTGGTTTTGCTGAAGACATTGTGCGTGGGATTTTCAGATAA